One window of Pseudomonas urmiensis genomic DNA carries:
- the nusB gene encoding transcription antitermination factor NusB: protein MISDESDRFNPRDPKPADAGKPSKSAKRREARKLATQALYQWHMARHSLNEVEAQFRVDNDFSDVDGAYFREILHGVPAKVKEIDEALAPCLDLALEELDPVELAVLRLSTWEFIMRADVPYRVVINEGVELAKVFGATDGHKFVNGVLDKLAPRLREAEVKAYKR, encoded by the coding sequence GTGATTAGCGACGAAAGCGATCGTTTCAACCCGCGCGATCCAAAACCTGCGGATGCCGGCAAGCCCTCGAAGAGCGCCAAGCGCCGCGAAGCCCGCAAGCTCGCGACCCAGGCCCTCTACCAGTGGCACATGGCCCGGCACTCGCTGAACGAGGTCGAGGCGCAGTTTCGGGTCGACAACGATTTCTCCGATGTAGACGGCGCTTACTTCCGCGAGATCCTGCACGGGGTTCCGGCCAAGGTGAAGGAAATCGACGAGGCTCTGGCGCCGTGCCTGGACCTTGCCCTGGAAGAGCTCGACCCGGTTGAACTGGCCGTTCTGCGCCTGTCCACCTGGGAGTTCATCATGCGCGCCGATGTGCCGTATCGCGTGGTGATCAACGAAGGTGTGGAGCTGGCCAAAGTGTTCGGCGCCACCGACGGTCACAAGTTCGTCAACGGTGTACTGGACAAGCTCGCTCCGCGTCTGCGTGAAGCGGAAGTCAAGGCGTACAAGCGCTGA
- the ribH gene encoding 6,7-dimethyl-8-ribityllumazine synthase, with product MTLKTIEGTFIAPKGRYALVVGRFNSFVVESLVSGAVDALVRHGVSESDITIIRAPGAFEIPLVAQKVAQQGAYDAIIALGAVIRGGTPHFEYVAGECTKGLAQVSMEFGVPVAFGVLTVDSIEQAIERSGTKAGNKGAEAALSALEMVSLLAQLEAK from the coding sequence ATGACCCTGAAGACCATCGAAGGTACCTTCATCGCCCCCAAAGGTCGCTATGCTTTGGTGGTTGGCCGCTTCAACAGCTTCGTCGTCGAAAGCCTGGTAAGCGGTGCCGTCGATGCCCTGGTACGCCATGGCGTCAGCGAAAGCGACATCACCATCATCCGTGCTCCTGGCGCCTTCGAAATCCCGCTGGTTGCACAGAAAGTCGCCCAACAAGGCGCTTACGACGCGATCATCGCCCTGGGCGCTGTGATCCGCGGCGGTACCCCGCACTTTGAATACGTGGCGGGCGAATGCACCAAGGGCCTGGCCCAGGTGTCCATGGAGTTCGGTGTTCCGGTGGCCTTCGGCGTGCTGACTGTCGACTCCATCGAGCAAGCCATCGAGCGTTCCGGCACCAAGGCTGGCAACAAAGGTGCTGAAGCTGCCCTGTCCGCCCTGGAAATGGTCAGCCTGCTGGCGCAGTTGGAGGCCAAGTGA